One Aegilops tauschii subsp. strangulata cultivar AL8/78 chromosome 7, Aet v6.0, whole genome shotgun sequence genomic window carries:
- the LOC141027384 gene encoding uncharacterized protein — translation MLYAEVGKAIVDFLFSLLTLLVGTIVKLLTVDSMAGSMGNLYSSVDKLDDTYICRDDAKNVLLTPLVEELEGGSDVVDVPRVVGAGFVQGIVTYTVMDDLKVSPMSSISGITLLNTFGVTDIRSLQEKTVQLGCTEGLEILKASLQSKTLLTDVFLS, via the exons ATGCTGTATGCCGAGGTCGGCAAGGCCATCGTCGACTTCCTCTTCTCGCTCCTCACCTTGCTGGTCGGCACGATCGTCAAGCTCCTCACCGTGGACTCCATGGCCGGCAGCATGGGGAACCTATACAGCAGCGTCGACAAGCTCGACGACACCTACATATGCCGCGATGACGCCAAGAACGTCCTGCTCAct CCGCTTGTGGAGGAGTTGGAGGGCGGCTCCGATGTGGTCGATGTGCCTCGTGTTGTTGGCGCCGGCTTCGTGCAGGGGATTGTGACGTACACTGTGATGGACGACCTGAAGGTGTCGCCCATGTCTTCCATCTCTGGGATCACCCTCCTCAACACCTTTGGCGTTACGGACATCCGCTCGCTTCAGGAGAAGACTGTGCAGCTTGGCTGTACCGAG GGTTTGGAGATTCTGAAGGCGTCACTGCAGTCAAAGACGCTTCTCACTGATGTCTTCCTTTCATAG